GGGCATCCCGCTGGCCGGCCTCACCGCGTACCAGTCCCTCGTCCGCGTGGGCCTCAAGGCCGGCGAGACCGTGGTCATCCACTCCGCGGCCGGCGGCACCGGCTCCCTCGGCGTGCAGATCGCCGTAGCGCTCGGCCTGCGCGTCATCGGCACGGCCGGCGCGCACAACCACGACTACCTGCGCTCGCTCGGCGCCGAGCCCGTCCTGTACGGGGAGGGCCTGGCGGACCGGATCCGCGCGCTCGCCCCCGAAGGCATCGACGCGGGGCTGGACTTCTTCGGAGACGGCGCCGTCGAGATCCTCCAGTCGCTCGTCAAGGAGCGCAGCCGGGTGGTCTCCATCGCCGACTACGAGGCCGCGGCCAAGGGCGCGCACCAGCTGTGGGTGCGCCCGGACTCCGCCGACCTGACGTTCCTCGGGGAACTGGCCGACGCGGGGAAGCTCACGGTCAACGTGGAGCACGCACTGCCGCTCGCCGAGGCCGCGAAGGCCTGG
The Streptomyces sp. NBC_01296 DNA segment above includes these coding regions:
- a CDS encoding NADP-dependent oxidoreductase, with the translated sequence MKAITYSAYGTSENLTLVDVPQPKVGPGEVLVRVKAAGVNPVDWKLAAGYLDPILEVRYPVIPGWDVAGVVEAVGPDTFDHAVGDEVYGYVRKEWVELGTYAELVSAPVRTLARKPRELTFEQAAGIPLAGLTAYQSLVRVGLKAGETVVIHSAAGGTGSLGVQIAVALGLRVIGTAGAHNHDYLRSLGAEPVLYGEGLADRIRALAPEGIDAGLDFFGDGAVEILQSLVKERSRVVSIADYEAAAKGAHQLWVRPDSADLTFLGELADAGKLTVNVEHALPLAEAAKAWELSAAGRTRGKIVLTV